The genomic segment aatggaatattactcagccataaaaaggaatgaaattgagttattttgaagtaagccagaaagagaataacaaatactgtatgctaacgcatatatatggaatctaaaaaaatggtactgatgaacccagtggcacggcaagaataaagaagctgatgtagagaatggacttgaggacacggaatGGGGGAGaactaggacaaagtgagagagtagcattgacatatatacactaccaaatataaaacagatagctagtggaagtcgctgcctaacacagggagatcaactctatgattggtTATTatttagagaggtgggatagggagcgtgGAAGGGAGTcttaggagggaggggagatggggatatatgtataaatacagctgattcactttgttgtacagcagaaactggcacagcagtgtaaagcaactatactccaataaagagctaaaaaaaaaaaaaagttagcattGATATCAGACTCAAGTTCCAGTCCAGTTTTGACCCCTAATTGGGGAAGACTGAGGAAATTGCTTAATCTctaaaccttagtttcctcatctacgtAATGAGGATAATATCCACAGAAACGCACTGAGACTTGAAAAAGATAACGCCCATACATCTTAAAATGGAATCTTTTAGCAGTAAGTCGTTCAACCACCGATAGAGAAGACCACCTGCCCACACCAGCCTTCCTACCCACTACCATACACACAGGGCTGGGACTGGCCTCCACATTCCCTCAGCCAATGCAGGATTCTTACGGGTGCATTTACCCAGGACTATCCCACTAGAGCAGTGTCCATCTCTTCCCCAAAACTCTCATAATCACATATCACAACCTCATTTACCTAAATTACTAGATGTGTAAGCCTCTCTCATTTTCACCGAAAAAACTTTTACATGTACTCAGCTGGCAGTGTTTCTCACCCACCCACTCTATCAGAAGAAAACTTTCCTACATCCTCAACTTCCTCTCCCAAAATTCTATCCACCTCCTTATCCTGTTTGAAACCTAGCTGTTCCCTAAAGACACTTACCCAGCAACACtacgttttaaaaaattaaaaaataaaaacttcatggGAAGTCCACCATAGAATTATCACCTACTCCAGGGACGCAGGGTCAGTAGAGGTGAATTTACCACGAAGCTTGAGATCTAAGCTTTGGAGTCCCTAGCTTCCATGAGCTCCTTTTAAGGCTCTTAAACTAGCAAGCTGTTGGAGTGTTTTCGAAAATTTCATGGCTAATGTAACCACAATTAGTTAAGATGCTTTTTTTCCACTCCAGCTTCCACTGGCACTTTCTCTCCAGTTGGATGATGCACCAATCAACTTTGAGAGGCAGTTAGTTGATCACATCCTGATTGGCTTCTAGTATGCCATTTTTTGATTCTCCTTTGattcctcctcttcccacctgTCCCTGGAATAACCCACAACAGTCTTCATGAACTATTTAATCCTTAGACTTTAGGAACTCCAGTCACAAGGATGAGATCCACAAACAGCAGTTACTCTTCATACTGAGGCAAACCAGTTACTCTTCATACTGAGGACAACCAGTTATATCTCCAGCCCCAAGCTCCTGTCAATTCCAGATGAATGCCTGAATTCAGAGCTCCATATGAATGTCTAATAAACATTGTGAATTTAATATGCCAGAAACTGAACTTTTTCTTCCCTAAAACAATTTTTCAGTTATAGGTCAATAGTTTTCTAACACTACGCTTTCAGTTAGTTGCTCAAGCCAAAACCCCTGGACTCATCCTTCAGCAAATCCAGCCTTCCTCTTCAGAGGTCACTATGACTACCTCAACTACACTTATCCTTGTCCAAGCCAAGATCATCTGCCTAATATATTCCAATGGACTTGTTTTCCTGTCTCTACCCTTGCCCCACTGAAATCTACTTTTGCTCACAAGATCCATTTTACTTTTGATCACTTCCCCCCGCCCATACAAATACTTGAGAAATTTACAGGTTTTGCTAATTATCCCCAAAGCTAGGACTGCCACCACTAGGTGAATGCTCAGAGCAGGTTTTAATGCTAGCCTTCTTTCTCGAAATCAATTCTCAATAGTTTTACTTTTACTGCCCAGCTCACTGTAGCCAGTCAGCTACTCAAGACAATCTGTCTCAGGTTATACACTACATGCTCCTATATATAGTGGGCACTTTATgaacaaaaaaatgttaagtatAAAAGTAAAACTGGGACTCAGAGTCCAGCATGAATACGTTCCTATAACTGTGTAAGTTACATAACACATATTTTGAAGACAAATAAGATGTATATTTTGACACATATAAGACACTTACTTTGACTGCAAGTAAGACATATTTTGAAGACGAACCCACTGAAAAGGTAATAGTAAATTTGCTTTTCCATTCACATTAAAAAcactcataattttaaaagttttaaaattttattttatgtacaaaGAGTGAGCATTCTTTCTGAAGAAGGTAGCTATGCTGGATGACACATTCAAGGAAGTTCACACTTAGTCCAACtgaaaaaaaaggcagataagAAACGAATTAATTCATAACGCTTTAATATCCATTTTATTCTCAGCAAAAAAAATGGCTCATTATAGAATGAGGTTTAAACTGGATATCTGACCCAACTAGGTACCAAGATCTAAAGAGCTTAAATATTTACTCAACACCTACTACAGGCTGCTCCACACATCTCAACAATTATATTTTAGACAGTGAATCTTAGTACCGGCATAGCCACTTCTACCATCGAAGAAATTTCCCACTAGAAAAACACTGCTACACAGAATCATCTTTACTGAAAGCTCACGATGGCCATTAAGTAGGTAACCAATTCTAACACTACTCTAGGAGCTgttcatatattaactcatttaatcttaaccTCAGGAAAATGGGAGCTTAAGGCCCATTTCAGCCCAGCAAAAACGGGAGCTGGAAAGTTAGTGGGCTTGAGGCCATTCTCTGCTCTGTATTATACTACCTCCAACTGAGTTATTTGAACTTCCACATAGTAACACTAAACATAGTTCTTGAGTATTGGGTCAAAGCCAAAAATTTAAGATACTTTGTCACAGAAATCTCACATGAACAACTTATACCCGCTGTAACACTTCCACATAAGGACACCTAATTATAACAAATACGTTCCACTCCATATTTTTGAGTTCTCATTACAAAGAGAAAAGTAGTGACTGTACTTTGTATCGCAAAAAGCCAATAAAGAACTAATTTTCACCTCTAGCATTTCAGCGATTTTTAGGAGCCAAGAAAGCTTCACATGCATATTAACTTTAGCCATAACCCTGCCACTTATTTTTCACAGGTTAAAAACTTAGCTTTGAGCGACCTGACCAAAGTCACATGACTAGAACTCAGCCCTCCGATTCCCCGGAAAGCTCGACCTGGCCCCAAACCTCAGCTCATCCCGCTGCGTGACCCTTTGCAACCTGTCAGGGCAGCGGACGACGCATGCATTTTGCGGAAAATCAGCCAGGTACGATCAGAGATGTACCCCTGGCTACTGAAGAGGCATTTCACCCCACGTGACACGTAACACCTGAAGCTAGCAGAGATGGGTGAAGAGGGACGAGGGAGACGACTTCCgaggccgcccgccgcccgccgccgagGCCCCCGCGCGCTGAGAGGAGGGCGGACGCACCTTGATGAAGCCGATGTCCTTCGCGTACTGGCGGAAACACTGGCGGCACATATTCAGGCCGTACTTCCGGATCAGGCCGTGCCGGTTGGAGCAGACGCGGCTGCAAGGAAAGAGACCGCGTCCCCGCACGTCGCACACGGGCGAGCACTCGGCCCGCCCCGTGCggccgccccccgccgccgcccccagcCGACCCATCGGAGGCCCGTCATGGCGGCGGCCGCAGCCGCGGCTCCCGCGCCCCCTGCGCCCGCGGGCGCCTCCGCGGCCCATTTCAGGCGGCGTCGCGCCCCACAGCAACCCTCCCCTGGAGCCGCATGCCGTTTCTCACCAAGAGCGAGAACCCTGCCCGAATTTTCTCGGGTGGCTCCAGTAGAGCTGCTGGTGACCCATGTTGCTTTCTCGAAGGCGATGAGGCAAAAGGAAAGAGGCGGCGCACGCAGGCGCTCTTCAAAAATTTTCCAGGCACAGTTTACCCAGAAGGCCGTGCTGACAAAGGACGCGTGCGCAGTGCGGCCCGCGCCGCCTCGCCGttgtgaagaggaagctgggaaacCATCTAGGCGAGCCCGCCCCGGGTGACGTCACCACGCCGCAGCCCGCAGGCCGCCTTGCGCGGGGCGTGTCTTCTCCCGCCAGGGCCTCCGCCTCGACCCGCCCCCGGGTGACGTCACCGCGCCGCAGCCTCTAGTGTCTCTCTGCCGCGGCCCTCATCGCCGGGCGCGGTGGCGCGCGCCTGTAGTCCCAGCTActcgggaggctgaggcaggaggatcgcTTGAGCCCAGGAGTTCTGGGCTGCAGTGCGCTATGCCGATCGGGTGTCCGCACTAAGTTCGGCATCAATATGGTGACCCCCCGGGAGCGGGGGACCACCAGGTTGCCTAAGGAGGGGTGAACCGGCCCAGGTCGGAGACGGAGCAGGTCAAAACTCCCGTGCTGATCAGTAGTGGGATCGCGCCTGTGAATAGCCactgcactccagcctgggcaacaTAGCGAGACCCCGTCTCTTTTGAACCCCCCAGAAATGAGTTTTGAACCCCCCAGGAAATTAATCATGTCCCTACCCTACCGTCTCTTCTTCATCGTCTGAaccttttacattcttttaattaaaactttaCGCTAAGGAGAAGGATTTTTGCCTCGACTCAGTACTGACACCTActggggaaaaattaaaaataacttaaaatcaaCTGCAATAACTAGGAGTCAGCCATAGGAGTCCCTCTTTTGTGAGACAAAATACGTTTTCAAACTTGTTTTTAGCTGACACACTGCTCCTGGAAATACACCTACACCACTGCAGAAAAATGACACGAGACTTCGTGcgtttaatatttaaatgtagtTAGTTGAGTTTAAAGTAAGAAACAAGTAAATGTCCAATGTATGTTGCTTTGACAAGATGATTTGGCAATCAAACAACTAATGAAACCAAATACCATCTAATAACCTGCTGGAAAATGTCCCTGAAATCCACATGGTCACTT from the Hippopotamus amphibius kiboko isolate mHipAmp2 chromosome 2, mHipAmp2.hap2, whole genome shotgun sequence genome contains:
- the RPS29 gene encoding 40S ribosomal protein S29, with product MGHQQLYWSHPRKFGQGSRSCRVCSNRHGLIRKYGLNMCRQCFRQYAKDIGFIKLD